The Bacillota bacterium genome has a window encoding:
- a CDS encoding N-6 DNA methylase codes for MMEIVREVGGTAVQEVSFNSEPDIVFDLAGRRWLLGVKIGDDAAILRQGFLQYLRHKRESRLDHGLLLFLPLEARHVPARHEALWEFLCTTRAYCLLDTPTFQEEVGTLTFPDYLRRVATEILPRVNRGERSAFSLVFAIRVLKQHIQALMQEVHLTEDQLLDLVTNPALFAGLANIEGERREQVGKFLAAYIVLSQILFLRLLGTANPDVLPPQPVTSSSLRRAFRRVLDINYRPIYSLDVLGSLEEEYIRDTFDIIWGLRVEEVQHELPGRIYHELMPPRIRKMLAAFYTRPVAAELMAKLCIERFDALVFDPACGSGTILTSAYRRKKECYYNEGKVGNPHRRFCEDEIFGIDIMPFSVHLTAANLAALDPRTTISHTQIGLADSLALQPENDIITTGLRQLAWLFPEGEARGFTSIGEVFDMTLPQVDVVLMNPPFTKLERGIGDYVNLERYEPLCGSEVGLWGHFMALAYEFLKPGGVLGAVLPVNVLRGNESRRVRELLFSHMTPLFILKPVVNYGFSEWAEYRDIIVVCRKERVPRSHRVKFVLVRKDLNALTPEDVDHVVRLVKTQTDLRREEEPVEIASFPWEEVRGRFDNLMWFCGATSFAHRDFLIGFVERARNILSSFPFGYFREGYRPVPQGVSKFLFLTRHSDPSRVEQAYLTFAEEDERTVRACSRAGISYTLEKNAFAPALRTATGLRTLNLKGKWDYVATRPYAQIGRIARASGFSRGDLLEDARFWQRLTAELTATQSYLLVNHRINPFSPGNYLVAFVSPEPLSPANTLHATAERDLERAKAVAVLLNSAFFWAWFFLLKEESTGRWINLRHHDLYEMTLYPREEQIPALSAVFDEFAEVSFLAFIYQVDQDFDRKYQSYRDSVPRRAEPDFTVAEFIPAEVRLAFDKAVVASLNLPVTEDELLEIYRILAKEMIVTKALARD; via the coding sequence TTGATGGAGATCGTGCGCGAAGTAGGCGGGACCGCTGTACAGGAGGTCTCGTTCAATTCCGAGCCCGACATAGTGTTCGACCTGGCGGGACGAAGGTGGTTACTCGGAGTCAAAATTGGGGATGACGCGGCTATTCTGAGGCAGGGCTTCCTTCAGTACTTGCGACACAAGCGGGAGAGTCGCTTGGATCACGGCCTCCTCCTCTTCCTACCCCTGGAGGCCCGCCACGTCCCCGCGAGACACGAAGCGTTGTGGGAATTCTTGTGCACCACCAGGGCGTATTGCCTATTGGATACGCCCACCTTTCAGGAGGAGGTCGGCACGCTTACCTTTCCCGATTACCTGAGGAGAGTAGCGACGGAGATACTTCCCCGGGTGAACCGCGGGGAACGCAGTGCTTTCTCCCTGGTCTTCGCTATAAGAGTCCTGAAGCAACACATTCAGGCACTAATGCAGGAGGTTCACTTGACGGAAGACCAACTCCTCGATCTCGTAACGAACCCAGCCTTGTTTGCGGGCCTGGCTAATATCGAAGGCGAACGAAGGGAGCAAGTCGGGAAGTTCCTCGCGGCCTACATTGTCCTAAGCCAGATACTCTTCCTGCGCCTCTTGGGGACGGCGAACCCCGATGTCCTGCCACCACAACCTGTCACGTCATCTTCACTCCGGCGGGCGTTCAGGCGCGTTCTAGACATAAATTACCGGCCGATCTACTCCCTCGACGTTTTGGGTTCCCTCGAAGAGGAGTACATCAGGGACACCTTTGACATCATCTGGGGCCTGAGAGTCGAGGAAGTGCAACACGAACTGCCGGGTCGGATCTACCACGAGCTGATGCCACCTAGGATCAGGAAAATGCTGGCCGCTTTCTACACCCGCCCAGTCGCAGCGGAGCTGATGGCGAAGTTGTGTATTGAACGTTTTGACGCCCTCGTGTTCGACCCGGCCTGCGGTTCGGGGACGATCTTAACCTCCGCGTACAGGCGCAAGAAGGAGTGCTACTACAACGAGGGGAAGGTAGGCAACCCGCACCGCCGGTTTTGCGAAGACGAAATTTTCGGTATCGACATCATGCCCTTCAGCGTCCACCTAACTGCAGCCAACCTCGCTGCCCTCGACCCGCGGACGACGATCAGTCACACCCAGATAGGTCTTGCCGACAGCCTCGCGCTCCAGCCAGAAAACGACATCATTACCACGGGCCTCAGGCAACTCGCCTGGCTCTTCCCCGAAGGCGAAGCCAGGGGGTTCACCAGTATCGGCGAGGTCTTCGACATGACCTTGCCTCAGGTGGATGTGGTGTTGATGAACCCACCCTTCACTAAGCTCGAGCGGGGGATAGGCGACTACGTCAACTTGGAGCGATATGAACCGCTGTGCGGTAGCGAGGTCGGACTCTGGGGCCACTTCATGGCCCTCGCCTATGAGTTCCTGAAACCGGGTGGGGTGCTCGGTGCCGTCCTCCCCGTGAACGTCCTGCGGGGCAACGAGAGCCGCAGGGTGCGGGAATTGCTCTTCTCACACATGACCCCCTTATTTATCCTGAAGCCTGTCGTAAATTACGGCTTTTCCGAGTGGGCCGAGTACCGAGACATAATCGTGGTTTGCAGGAAGGAACGCGTACCGCGGAGCCACCGAGTAAAGTTCGTCCTCGTGAGGAAAGACCTCAACGCGCTAACCCCCGAGGATGTCGACCACGTCGTCCGGCTCGTTAAGACGCAAACCGACCTGCGACGGGAAGAAGAACCGGTCGAGATCGCTTCATTCCCGTGGGAGGAGGTCCGCGGACGCTTTGACAACCTCATGTGGTTCTGCGGCGCAACGAGCTTCGCGCATCGAGATTTCCTCATTGGCTTCGTGGAGAGAGCACGCAATATCCTCTCCTCGTTCCCTTTCGGGTACTTCCGCGAGGGTTATCGACCGGTGCCGCAAGGAGTGTCGAAGTTTCTCTTCCTGACGAGGCACAGTGACCCGAGCAGGGTGGAGCAGGCGTATCTCACGTTCGCGGAGGAGGACGAGAGAACGGTACGGGCCTGTAGCAGAGCCGGTATCTCATACACTCTTGAGAAAAACGCCTTCGCTCCCGCCCTCAGGACGGCCACCGGTCTCCGGACTTTGAACCTCAAGGGGAAGTGGGACTACGTCGCCACGAGACCCTACGCGCAGATCGGGCGGATCGCCCGCGCTTCTGGGTTCTCCCGCGGGGACCTGCTCGAAGACGCCCGATTCTGGCAACGCCTGACCGCGGAGCTGACGGCGACACAGTCGTATCTACTGGTCAACCACCGGATCAACCCATTCTCCCCGGGCAACTACCTCGTTGCCTTTGTCTCCCCGGAACCTCTGTCGCCAGCCAACACCCTCCACGCCACGGCAGAGCGAGACCTCGAGCGGGCGAAGGCCGTGGCAGTACTACTCAATTCCGCTTTCTTCTGGGCGTGGTTTTTCCTTCTCAAAGAGGAGTCGACGGGTCGCTGGATCAACTTGCGCCACCACGACCTATACGAGATGACCCTCTACCCAAGGGAGGAGCAGATACCCGCAC